A stretch of Pseudomonas taetrolens DNA encodes these proteins:
- a CDS encoding substrate-binding periplasmic protein → MDVRQVGRMLLGLALLPVLAEAAGKCERLVVTGSPDAPPYLWRDPADPGHLIGASADLFQQAAQGLGIKVEVLYAGKRSEAQDEVRAGRMDMLLDAPLTLAGLLSLDYIHPPLVRNDYLVWTHKDSNLAYETPADLHGHVGAVSQKARLSETFDTFAQQQLNLERQPGLTHAFQKLLLGEVEYVLAGRYSGMATVQTLGIADDLLARPLPIDQPGLFLAVSHDSACNEPWLRGQLAKKMTELRISGLTEAAVQRNLERWKAQLQQPLSAPKQ, encoded by the coding sequence ATGGATGTGCGTCAGGTGGGCAGAATGTTGCTGGGATTGGCACTGTTGCCGGTGCTGGCTGAAGCCGCAGGCAAGTGTGAGCGCCTGGTTGTAACCGGCAGCCCGGACGCGCCACCTTATCTGTGGCGTGATCCTGCCGATCCGGGCCACTTGATCGGAGCCAGTGCCGACCTGTTTCAGCAAGCGGCCCAGGGGTTAGGCATCAAGGTTGAAGTGCTGTATGCCGGAAAACGTTCAGAGGCTCAGGACGAAGTTCGGGCCGGGCGAATGGACATGCTGCTGGATGCGCCACTGACGCTGGCCGGGCTCTTGTCTCTCGATTACATTCATCCGCCCTTGGTTCGTAACGACTATCTGGTGTGGACGCACAAGGACTCGAACCTGGCCTATGAAACCCCCGCCGATTTGCACGGGCATGTCGGAGCGGTGTCACAAAAGGCTCGTCTGAGTGAAACCTTCGACACCTTCGCGCAGCAACAGTTAAACCTTGAACGCCAGCCCGGGCTGACCCACGCTTTTCAAAAGCTGCTGCTTGGCGAGGTTGAATACGTGTTGGCAGGACGCTACTCCGGTATGGCCACGGTACAAACCCTTGGCATTGCTGATGACCTCTTGGCGCGCCCGTTGCCCATCGATCAGCCAGGGCTGTTTTTGGCGGTTTCCCATGACTCGGCCTGCAATGAGCCGTGGTTGCGCGGACAGCTCGCCAAAAAGATGACAGAATTGCGCATCTCCGGCCTGACCGAGGCGGCAGTGCAACGCAATCTGGAGCGGTGGAAAGCCCAGCTGCAACAACCGCTCAGCGCCCCAAAACAGTAG
- a CDS encoding DUF4398 domain-containing protein, producing the protein MTIRPLFAALAVLALAGCAADPAPNEQLRLTGQALEQARAVGASADETAEFKQAESKLAQAQAEMAEKSFKDARILAEQAELDARLAEARVLTQKSQEQLNVLNTRIARLRKQLAEAQ; encoded by the coding sequence GTGACGATTCGACCTCTTTTCGCTGCCCTTGCCGTTCTGGCTCTGGCGGGTTGTGCAGCCGATCCGGCGCCGAATGAACAATTGCGTTTGACCGGGCAAGCACTGGAGCAAGCCAGGGCTGTCGGTGCAAGTGCAGACGAAACGGCTGAGTTCAAACAAGCCGAAAGCAAGCTGGCGCAAGCCCAGGCCGAGATGGCCGAGAAATCCTTCAAGGACGCCCGGATATTGGCCGAGCAAGCGGAGCTCGATGCGCGACTGGCTGAAGCCCGCGTACTGACACAAAAGAGCCAGGAACAGTTGAACGTGCTCAATACCCGTATCGCGCGCTTGCGCAAACAGCTGGCGGAGGCCCAATGA
- a CDS encoding OmpA family protein, with protein MSPESRVFSAALVFGCIGLAGCAGQHSNEQAVQQASADFQIVKEDSNVLRIAPKDVIRAGESLARADRLSSYWGSGADVAHYAYLSQRYSEIAREHTQQVLNEEHAAKLELERQRLQLALREAKLLSVQQQGQWLEEQIISLATTETDRGLVMTLGDVLFDTGEADLKNSANRTVLKLVQFLQLNPKRVVRIEGYTDSTGGKEDNLKLSRDRAQAVANVLIDLGVDDKRIQVEGYGDQYPVDVNATERGRAQNRRVEIVFSDEKGQLGAAR; from the coding sequence ATGAGCCCTGAGTCCAGAGTTTTCAGCGCTGCGCTGGTATTCGGTTGCATAGGTCTGGCCGGTTGCGCCGGGCAGCACAGCAACGAGCAGGCCGTACAGCAGGCCAGTGCTGATTTCCAGATCGTCAAGGAAGACAGCAATGTACTGCGCATCGCGCCCAAGGATGTGATCCGGGCCGGTGAGTCCCTGGCCCGCGCTGACCGCCTGAGCAGTTACTGGGGCAGCGGCGCAGACGTGGCGCACTATGCGTATCTCAGCCAGCGCTACAGTGAAATTGCCCGTGAGCACACTCAGCAGGTGCTGAACGAAGAGCATGCCGCCAAGCTCGAGCTGGAGCGTCAGCGTCTGCAACTGGCACTGCGTGAAGCCAAGCTGCTGAGCGTTCAGCAGCAGGGGCAATGGCTCGAGGAGCAAATCATCAGTCTGGCCACCACTGAAACCGACCGGGGTCTGGTCATGACGCTGGGCGATGTGCTGTTCGATACCGGTGAGGCCGACCTGAAGAACTCGGCCAACCGTACGGTGCTCAAGCTGGTGCAGTTCCTGCAGTTGAACCCCAAGCGCGTGGTGCGCATCGAGGGCTATACCGACAGTACCGGGGGCAAGGAAGACAACCTCAAGTTGTCCCGTGACCGTGCGCAGGCGGTGGCCAATGTGCTGATCGACCTGGGTGTCGACGACAAGCGCATTCAGGTCGAAGGCTATGGCGACCAGTATCCGGTGGACGTCAATGCCACCGAGCGTGGGCGGGCCCAGAACCGTCGCGTCGAGATCGTGTTTTCTGACGAAAAAGGTCAGCTCGGCGCCGCGCGCTAA
- a CDS encoding aminotransferase-like domain-containing protein, which produces MTNLLLYQRIAQQLAEDIRRGVYQPGERVPSVRKMSSQLNVSHATVLQAYANLEDQGLIRARPQSGYYVHQTPALTAPTPDIARVERPGLVTRSSIIQQVLVESRREGVFPLGAAVPSVDYLPVRALHQQLAKVTRFHSPRAFSYMFSPGFEPLRRQVAIRMRDAGVVVDPSEIIITHGCVDALQMSLRVLTRPGDLIAAESPTYYGLLQLADLLGLKVIEIPSDPATGMSLEALQLAANQWSIKALVLTTRLSNPLGGTMPEERQKQLLRLASDFDIQIVEDDIYGELMFEVGRTKALKAYDRLDRVIYCSSFSKTLSPGVRIGWMIAGKFQQEIQRLQTFTTHSACSVTQMGVAAYLENGGYDRHLRYIRQEYRKNLSAFQLAVQQHFPEGTQMSRPSGGFILWVSLPGRVNTQELHVRALQQGISIAPGLIFSNTEQFNHCIRLNCGIPWDREAERALMTLGMLANQLCQEASGLL; this is translated from the coding sequence ATGACCAATCTTTTGCTCTATCAACGTATTGCCCAGCAGTTGGCTGAAGACATCCGGCGTGGCGTGTACCAGCCGGGCGAGCGTGTGCCCTCGGTGCGAAAGATGAGTTCGCAGCTCAATGTCAGTCATGCCACGGTGTTGCAGGCCTATGCCAATCTTGAAGATCAGGGGCTGATCCGGGCGCGGCCGCAGTCGGGCTATTACGTGCACCAGACCCCCGCGCTGACGGCGCCCACGCCCGACATCGCCAGGGTTGAGCGTCCGGGGCTGGTCACCCGCAGCAGCATCATCCAGCAAGTATTGGTCGAGTCGCGCCGTGAAGGGGTGTTCCCGCTGGGCGCTGCAGTGCCGAGTGTCGACTACTTGCCCGTACGTGCGTTGCATCAGCAGCTGGCAAAGGTCACGCGTTTTCATAGTCCGCGGGCGTTCAGCTACATGTTCAGCCCGGGGTTTGAACCGCTGCGCCGTCAGGTTGCCATCCGCATGCGTGATGCGGGAGTGGTGGTTGATCCTTCGGAAATCATCATCACCCACGGCTGTGTCGATGCGCTGCAAATGTCGCTGCGGGTATTGACCCGGCCCGGTGATTTGATTGCGGCCGAGTCCCCAACGTATTACGGATTGCTGCAACTTGCCGATCTGCTGGGCTTGAAGGTCATCGAGATCCCTAGCGACCCGGCCACGGGGATGAGTCTTGAGGCGCTGCAGCTAGCCGCTAACCAGTGGTCGATCAAGGCGTTGGTACTGACGACGCGCTTGAGCAATCCATTGGGCGGCACGATGCCCGAAGAGCGACAAAAGCAATTGCTGCGCTTGGCATCTGATTTCGATATCCAGATCGTTGAAGACGACATCTATGGCGAGTTGATGTTCGAGGTGGGGCGGACCAAGGCCCTTAAGGCCTATGACCGCCTGGATCGGGTGATTTACTGTTCGAGCTTTTCCAAAACCTTGTCACCGGGCGTGCGAATCGGCTGGATGATCGCTGGCAAGTTTCAGCAGGAAATCCAGCGTCTGCAAACCTTTACCACCCATTCGGCGTGCAGCGTGACGCAGATGGGCGTGGCGGCCTATCTTGAAAATGGCGGCTACGATCGTCATTTACGATACATCCGTCAGGAGTACCGGAAGAATCTGAGCGCGTTTCAGCTGGCGGTTCAGCAGCACTTTCCGGAAGGCACGCAAATGTCCCGTCCCAGTGGCGGCTTCATTTTGTGGGTGAGCCTGCCAGGCCGGGTGAATACCCAAGAGTTGCATGTCCGTGCGTTGCAACAAGGTATCAGCATCGCGCCGGGGCTGATTTTCAGTAACACCGAACAATTCAACCATTGCATACGCTTGAACTGCGGGATCCCGTGGGATCGCGAGGCTGAGCGGGCCTTGATGACGTTGGGCATGCTTGCCAATCAGCTTTGTCAGGAAGCGTCAGGCCTGCTATGA
- a CDS encoding YkgJ family cysteine cluster protein, translated as MNCREGCGACCIAPSISTPIPGMPNGKPAGERCLHLSVDFLCGLFGQPERPDVCGAFKADIEVCGSSREEAINLIGWWEQMTAA; from the coding sequence ATGAATTGCCGTGAAGGCTGTGGCGCTTGTTGCATAGCCCCTTCCATCAGTACACCGATCCCTGGCATGCCCAATGGCAAACCCGCGGGGGAGCGTTGCCTGCATCTCTCTGTCGATTTTCTGTGCGGTTTGTTCGGGCAGCCGGAACGCCCTGACGTATGCGGTGCCTTCAAGGCGGATATCGAGGTGTGCGGCAGCAGCCGGGAAGAGGCCATCAATCTGATTGGCTGGTGGGAGCAGATGACCGCGGCCTAG
- a CDS encoding START domain-containing protein, whose protein sequence is MGSLHRVALACGLSVLLTGVAQAEDWKVAKNEDGIKVSLSEVPGSQYKAYQGVTLIKAPITKLRALQEDVAGACAWIHECKSQKLLKHEGNQSWTYTQFNTPWPVTARDSVLKVTTTEGADGSLTRTLKGEPKYIPEEKGFVRVSQVEGFWKFVPKGDQTEVTYQVHTEPGGSVPSWLANKFVVDAPFNTLKALKTRAEK, encoded by the coding sequence ATGGGTTCATTGCATCGAGTGGCATTGGCATGTGGTTTGAGCGTTCTGTTGACAGGCGTAGCCCAGGCAGAAGACTGGAAAGTCGCCAAAAACGAAGACGGCATCAAGGTGTCGCTGAGCGAAGTCCCCGGTTCTCAGTACAAGGCTTATCAAGGTGTCACGCTGATCAAGGCACCCATCACCAAGTTGCGTGCCTTGCAAGAAGACGTGGCGGGCGCTTGCGCCTGGATTCATGAGTGCAAATCGCAAAAGCTGCTCAAGCATGAGGGTAACCAGAGCTGGACCTACACTCAATTCAATACCCCTTGGCCTGTCACGGCACGCGACTCGGTTCTGAAGGTGACGACCACTGAAGGTGCCGATGGCAGCTTGACCCGCACGCTCAAGGGCGAGCCCAAATACATCCCTGAAGAAAAAGGCTTCGTCCGTGTTTCCCAGGTCGAGGGTTTCTGGAAGTTTGTGCCCAAGGGGGATCAGACCGAAGTGACTTACCAGGTTCACACCGAGCCGGGTGGTAGCGTGCCGTCATGGCTGGCCAACAAGTTCGTGGTCGATGCGCCGTTCAATACCCTCAAGGCCTTGAAAACACGCGCAGAGAAGTAA
- a CDS encoding ribonuclease E inhibitor RraB: MSTAHQEDLSSYVLRRMKEGGFDFARIHPIEFYAVFPDEEGARRAAGKFCGESLNAQVNVREDGVWHLELSKLMYATYGGIGDFEQDFEAVVVPLGGIIEGWGVKQEVRGLLN; the protein is encoded by the coding sequence ATGAGCACAGCCCATCAAGAAGACCTCAGCAGCTATGTGCTGCGCCGCATGAAAGAAGGCGGTTTTGATTTTGCACGCATCCATCCCATCGAGTTTTACGCCGTATTCCCTGACGAGGAAGGCGCACGCAGAGCTGCAGGAAAATTTTGTGGTGAGTCGCTGAATGCCCAGGTCAACGTGCGTGAAGACGGTGTCTGGCATCTGGAGTTAAGCAAGTTGATGTACGCCACCTACGGCGGCATTGGTGATTTTGAGCAGGACTTTGAGGCGGTCGTGGTACCGCTGGGCGGGATCATCGAAGGTTGGGGAGTTAAGCAGGAGGTGCGTGGCCTGCTGAACTGA
- a CDS encoding c-type cytochrome, which translates to MKYITFLFATLFSLPLCAAQLTLELGDHSRTWQTAELLLHPATQTLHVADDVSYKRDMTYRAIPMAVLLEGLKPEDHLQAVALDGFAAELTAAPLLNQSGAKAWLAIEDPARPWPPLSQSKPSAGPFYLVWTNPQASHISPEQWPFQVTRFTRQSPVAERFPVLRPDARLAADSPINQGFALFQKHCLACHRLNGAGDAQFGPDLNLPHNPTEYFSGNFLQQYIRDPQSLRHWPQARMPGFNPSVLSDTELDQLISYLQHMATRKVILP; encoded by the coding sequence TTGAAATACATAACTTTTTTGTTCGCCACCCTCTTCAGCCTGCCACTGTGTGCGGCGCAACTTACGCTTGAACTGGGTGACCACAGCCGCACCTGGCAAACCGCTGAACTGCTGCTGCACCCTGCTACACAAACCCTGCACGTTGCCGATGATGTTTCGTACAAGCGGGACATGACGTACCGGGCGATCCCCATGGCGGTACTGCTTGAAGGCCTTAAACCCGAAGACCACCTGCAAGCGGTAGCGCTGGATGGATTTGCTGCCGAACTGACCGCAGCGCCACTTCTGAACCAAAGCGGTGCAAAAGCCTGGCTGGCGATTGAAGACCCTGCCCGGCCATGGCCACCCCTGAGCCAGAGCAAGCCCAGTGCCGGTCCGTTTTATCTGGTGTGGACCAACCCTCAAGCCAGCCATATCAGCCCCGAGCAATGGCCGTTTCAGGTTACCCGCTTCACACGCCAATCCCCCGTTGCAGAACGCTTCCCGGTTTTGCGTCCCGACGCCCGGCTGGCAGCCGACTCGCCCATCAATCAAGGGTTTGCACTGTTCCAGAAGCATTGCCTGGCGTGTCACCGCCTGAACGGTGCCGGTGACGCCCAATTCGGGCCCGACCTGAATCTTCCGCACAACCCGACGGAGTACTTCAGTGGCAACTTTCTCCAACAATACATCCGCGACCCGCAAAGCCTGCGACACTGGCCCCAAGCGCGCATGCCAGGCTTTAACCCCAGCGTGTTGTCCGATACGGAGCTCGATCAGTTGATCAGTTACTTGCAACACATGGCCACGCGCAAGGTCATACTGCCTTGA
- a CDS encoding amidotransferase translates to MSLRICILETDILRPEFVDQYQGYGQMFVRLFSSQPIAAEFTVFNVMQGEYPADDQVFDAYLVTGSKADSFGADPWIQTLKSYLLTRYERGDKLLGVCFGHQLLALLLGGKSERATQGWGVGTHQYTLAARAPWMTPVVEELTLLISHQDQVTALPENATVIASSDFCPFAAYHINDQVLCFQGHPEFIHDYSRALLDLRQEHLGEQIYNTGIASLEQGHHGQTVAEWMMRFVAHKPQVSA, encoded by the coding sequence ATGTCGCTACGCATCTGCATTCTGGAAACCGACATTCTGCGTCCAGAGTTTGTTGATCAATATCAGGGCTACGGACAAATGTTCGTGAGGTTGTTTTCCTCGCAGCCGATTGCGGCCGAGTTCACGGTGTTCAACGTGATGCAGGGCGAGTACCCGGCGGACGATCAAGTCTTTGATGCCTATCTGGTCACGGGTAGTAAAGCCGATTCATTTGGTGCCGATCCCTGGATCCAGACCCTTAAAAGCTATTTGCTGACGCGTTATGAGCGGGGAGACAAGCTGCTGGGTGTGTGCTTCGGTCATCAGTTGCTGGCATTGCTGCTGGGCGGCAAAAGCGAGCGGGCCACTCAGGGCTGGGGCGTTGGCACCCATCAGTACACGCTGGCTGCCAGGGCACCCTGGATGACACCGGTGGTTGAAGAGTTGACGTTGTTGATCAGCCATCAGGACCAGGTTACTGCCCTGCCGGAAAACGCCACGGTGATTGCATCCAGTGATTTTTGCCCGTTTGCGGCTTATCACATCAATGATCAAGTGCTGTGCTTTCAGGGGCACCCCGAGTTCATTCACGATTATTCGCGGGCTTTGCTCGACTTGCGTCAGGAGCATCTGGGCGAGCAGATCTATAACACCGGGATTGCCAGCCTGGAGCAAGGTCATCACGGTCAGACCGTGGCCGAGTGGATGATGCGATTTGTAGCCCACAAACCCCAGGTGTCGGCATAA
- a CDS encoding magnesium and cobalt transport protein CorA, which translates to MGRVVAAAVYSAGKKVTDITLDEGIAWANKPGHFVWIGLEQPDAQELNTLQRQFKLHELAIEDALEQHSRPKLETFGDALFIVIYSPVRHESKLEFVETHIFAGNGYIITSRNGHSASYKAVRSRCEARPLLLEHGEDFVLYALLDFVTESYQPVSEAIHAEIDALEKSIMGSALNEADIVQLHALRRDVLRLRRYVAPMVEISEELQRLAFPFIDKNMRPYFRDVQIHVTRQMEDLTTLRDIASQTIEIVVLLEASRQSNVQRKFAAWAAILAFPTAVAGIYGMNFQNMPELSWHYGYFGVLGFIAVGVTGLWASFKRSGWL; encoded by the coding sequence ATGGGGAGAGTCGTTGCTGCCGCAGTCTACAGTGCGGGCAAAAAAGTCACCGATATCACGTTGGACGAAGGCATCGCTTGGGCCAACAAGCCCGGCCACTTCGTCTGGATCGGTCTGGAGCAACCCGACGCGCAAGAGCTGAACACCTTGCAACGCCAGTTCAAGCTGCATGAACTGGCCATCGAGGATGCGCTTGAGCAACACAGCCGGCCCAAGCTCGAAACATTTGGCGATGCGCTGTTTATCGTGATCTATTCGCCCGTTCGCCATGAGAGCAAACTGGAGTTCGTCGAAACTCACATCTTTGCAGGCAACGGTTACATCATCACCAGCCGCAACGGCCATTCTGCTTCATACAAAGCCGTGCGCTCACGGTGCGAGGCTCGCCCGCTGCTGCTGGAGCATGGCGAAGACTTTGTGCTGTACGCCCTGCTCGATTTCGTGACCGAGAGTTACCAACCCGTCAGCGAAGCCATCCACGCCGAAATCGACGCGCTGGAAAAAAGCATCATGGGCAGCGCCCTCAATGAAGCCGACATTGTGCAATTGCATGCCCTGCGCCGTGATGTGCTGCGGTTGCGACGTTATGTGGCGCCCATGGTTGAAATCAGCGAAGAGCTGCAGCGACTGGCCTTCCCCTTTATTGATAAGAACATGCGCCCGTACTTCCGCGATGTGCAGATCCACGTTACCCGCCAGATGGAAGACCTCACCACCCTGCGCGATATCGCCTCCCAAACCATTGAAATCGTCGTACTGCTGGAGGCGTCGCGGCAAAGCAACGTGCAGCGCAAGTTCGCAGCCTGGGCGGCCATACTCGCCTTCCCTACCGCCGTGGCGGGGATTTACGGAATGAACTTCCAGAACATGCCGGAGCTGAGCTGGCATTACGGCTATTTTGGCGTGCTGGGCTTTATTGCCGTGGGTGTGACAGGGCTCTGGGCCAGCTTCAAGCGCTCGGGCTGGTTGTAA
- a CDS encoding lysophospholipid acyltransferase family protein encodes MLLSIRMLLMSLHFMVSGVLGVLLGMCRPFNPDNSRLCARLYAWPSKWILGYRLKAEVGPLMDKPQSCVIIANHQSNYDLFVFGNVVPYRTVCIGKKSLKWVPLFGQLFWLAGNVLIDRGNAHKARKSMLATTRTLQEKETSIWVFPEGTRNLGKTLLPFKKGAFQMAISAGVPIVPVCVSTYSQHLKLNRWHSADILIRSLPAIPTTGLTLDDMPALMAQCREQMLDCIEAMDRELITRKNLRLPHVAGRKTAESNPNL; translated from the coding sequence CGGCGTATTACTCGGTATGTGCCGCCCTTTTAATCCGGACAACAGCCGTCTGTGCGCGCGCCTGTACGCCTGGCCCTCCAAATGGATCCTGGGTTACAGGCTCAAGGCCGAAGTCGGCCCCTTGATGGACAAACCGCAGAGCTGCGTGATCATCGCCAACCATCAGTCCAACTATGACTTGTTTGTGTTCGGCAACGTGGTGCCTTACCGCACCGTGTGCATCGGTAAAAAAAGCCTGAAATGGGTTCCGTTGTTCGGCCAGTTGTTCTGGCTGGCCGGTAACGTACTGATTGATCGGGGCAACGCCCATAAAGCCCGCAAATCGATGCTGGCCACCACCCGCACCCTGCAAGAGAAAGAGACCTCGATCTGGGTCTTCCCGGAGGGCACGCGCAACCTGGGCAAAACCCTGCTGCCGTTCAAGAAAGGGGCATTCCAGATGGCGATCAGCGCCGGCGTGCCGATCGTCCCGGTGTGCGTCAGCACCTACAGCCAGCACCTGAAGCTCAACCGCTGGCACAGTGCCGATATCCTGATTCGCTCCTTGCCGGCGATTCCGACTACCGGCCTGACGCTGGATGACATGCCCGCACTGATGGCGCAGTGCCGTGAGCAGATGCTCGACTGCATTGAAGCCATGGACCGCGAACTGATTACCCGAAAAAATCTCCGCCTGCCGCACGTGGCTGGCCGCAAGACCGCCGAATCCAACCCGAACCTCTGA